A stretch of the uncultured Desulfobacter sp. genome encodes the following:
- a CDS encoding ABC transporter permease subunit produces the protein MTPIKTIALKEFKDYFISPIAYIVISLFLIVTGWFFFSTFFIYGRADLRDFFALLPITFSFFIPAVTMRMFAEEKNVGSYESLLTMPVSFTHIALGKFFAAGAFTAAMLLPTLSYPLFISFIGNVDFGPVVGGYIGAILLGGAYCSIGLFASALTRNQIIAFIIGCAICFTLTIIDRMLFFVPEVLVPVVQYLGANAHFTNISKGIIDSRDLIYFASVIFIFIFSTDIAMKEKN, from the coding sequence ATGACACCGATCAAAACCATCGCCTTAAAGGAATTTAAGGACTATTTTATTTCACCCATTGCTTATATTGTGATCTCCCTTTTTCTCATTGTAACGGGATGGTTTTTCTTTTCCACCTTTTTTATTTACGGACGGGCCGACCTAAGGGACTTTTTCGCCCTTTTGCCAATCACCTTTTCCTTTTTCATTCCGGCCGTGACCATGCGCATGTTTGCCGAAGAAAAAAACGTGGGCTCCTATGAAAGCCTTTTGACCATGCCGGTCTCATTTACCCATATTGCCCTGGGTAAATTTTTTGCGGCCGGCGCCTTTACTGCGGCCATGCTGCTGCCTACCCTATCCTACCCACTGTTCATCTCCTTCATCGGCAATGTAGACTTTGGGCCTGTGGTTGGCGGATACATTGGTGCGATTCTTCTTGGTGGTGCATACTGTAGCATTGGGCTGTTTGCCTCGGCGTTGACGCGCAACCAGATCATCGCATTTATTATCGGGTGCGCCATCTGTTTTACCCTGACCATTATTGACCGGATGCTGTTTTTTGTACCCGAAGTTCTTGTGCCGGTAGTACAATACCTTGGCGCCAACGCCCACTTCACAAATATATCCAAGGGCATCATTGACTCAAGGGATCTTATTTACTTTGCATCCGTGATCTTTATTTTCATTTTCTCAACCGACATTGCCATGAAAGAAAAAAATTAA
- a CDS encoding cyclic nucleotide-binding and patatin-like phospholipase domain-containing protein translates to MMTKLQDLHDFLSRMPLFSSVPADQIREIAALFSKKFYRKGDVICSQGEPGDSMYVIHSGTVSVFKEADGQIFFVSELKRGNFFGEMSLLSGAHRNSTVEASLDVTVYCLARENFDILVKTNRSIGLYLSRFYAKRMSVEAAQGSPQTMTPTFYAVSATGPELGVSYFLYSVSFHISDESHKRVVVIEPHLEAGSIMDKYDLSRIACPDQGLFRLLPANSYKPADIHWYEHLSGFHVLQLRTGFSDRLSEIMPVLMAGLKDSYDVVFINLIYCLNEMERLFVRLCDRTLLLIHNTEEKLGDVRSRLSEIEAICGASAFLGRIRVGVSHLYGEKGIPRQELKQRLGLSETPGIWVDRSELAVNDRIDTEKCFPVRGPRAVAREIAGIRLGLALGAGGARGWAHIGVLKVLEKAGIHIDMISGTSMGALVGGIYAATASVEKLKQSTIDLFRTRSDTRKKIFDYTLPRQGLLRGKKAAQLVRNAVNNADFLDLMIPTYLVGVDILNEEEVVFDTGDVTDAVRSSIAIPGVFSPFKHQNRWMVDGGLLNPVPVDVLLRKGADMVIAVSIESKSTGSIMQKKKPGIKEIISQTISIVHGRATGDYVKNADLVLYPDVGAFVWDDFHEGIALMRRGMEACSERLPDIQKLISEKQGRYTKLRSNRI, encoded by the coding sequence ATGATGACCAAGTTACAAGACCTTCATGATTTTCTTTCGCGGATGCCATTGTTTTCATCGGTGCCGGCGGATCAAATCCGAGAAATTGCCGCATTATTTTCAAAGAAATTCTATCGTAAAGGCGATGTTATCTGCAGCCAAGGCGAGCCCGGGGATTCTATGTATGTGATTCATTCGGGTACAGTATCAGTGTTCAAGGAAGCAGATGGACAAATTTTTTTTGTAAGTGAGTTGAAACGGGGGAATTTTTTTGGTGAAATGTCCCTGCTTTCCGGTGCGCATAGGAACTCAACGGTAGAGGCCTCACTGGATGTAACTGTGTATTGCCTGGCACGTGAAAATTTTGACATTTTGGTCAAAACCAATAGAAGTATTGGTTTATATCTAAGTCGTTTTTATGCCAAACGCATGAGCGTGGAGGCAGCGCAAGGTAGTCCGCAGACCATGACCCCGACATTTTATGCCGTGTCTGCCACGGGCCCGGAGCTGGGGGTGTCCTATTTTTTGTATTCTGTTTCCTTCCACATCTCTGATGAATCACATAAACGGGTGGTGGTGATTGAGCCGCACCTTGAAGCCGGCAGTATCATGGATAAATATGACTTGTCCCGAATAGCATGCCCGGACCAGGGACTTTTCAGGCTCCTGCCTGCGAACAGCTATAAACCGGCAGATATTCATTGGTATGAACATTTATCAGGCTTTCATGTTTTGCAGTTGCGCACAGGCTTTTCCGACAGGCTTTCTGAAATCATGCCGGTATTGATGGCCGGTCTTAAAGATTCCTATGATGTTGTTTTTATAAATCTTATTTATTGCCTTAATGAGATGGAACGGCTGTTTGTGCGGTTGTGTGACCGAACGCTTTTGCTTATTCATAACACCGAGGAAAAACTTGGAGATGTCAGGTCCCGGCTCTCAGAGATTGAGGCAATTTGCGGAGCAAGTGCCTTTTTAGGCAGAATCCGGGTAGGGGTCAGCCATTTGTACGGAGAAAAAGGGATCCCCCGGCAGGAATTAAAGCAGCGCCTTGGGCTTTCTGAGACCCCCGGAATTTGGGTGGACCGCTCTGAGTTGGCGGTTAACGACCGAATAGATACGGAGAAATGTTTTCCTGTACGGGGGCCGAGGGCTGTGGCCCGGGAAATTGCCGGTATCCGGTTGGGGCTTGCGCTGGGTGCCGGAGGTGCAAGGGGGTGGGCCCATATCGGAGTGCTCAAAGTACTGGAAAAAGCCGGCATCCACATCGATATGATTTCAGGAACCAGCATGGGGGCGCTTGTGGGTGGAATTTACGCAGCCACAGCCTCTGTTGAAAAATTAAAGCAGTCCACCATTGACCTGTTTCGAACCCGATCAGACACCCGTAAAAAAATTTTTGATTATACCCTACCCAGACAAGGCCTGCTTAGGGGGAAAAAGGCGGCCCAGCTCGTACGAAACGCCGTAAACAATGCCGATTTTCTGGATTTGATGATCCCGACCTACCTGGTAGGTGTAGATATTTTGAACGAAGAAGAAGTAGTTTTTGATACCGGGGATGTTACGGATGCGGTCCGTTCCAGCATTGCCATTCCAGGCGTGTTCTCCCCTTTTAAGCACCAGAACCGTTGGATGGTGGACGGCGGACTTCTAAACCCGGTGCCTGTGGATGTACTGCTCAGAAAAGGTGCGGATATGGTGATTGCTGTGAGCATTGAATCCAAGTCAACAGGCTCAATAATGCAGAAAAAAAAACCGGGCATTAAAGAGATCATTTCGCAAACCATCAGCATTGTTCACGGACGGGCTACAGGAGATTATGTAAAAAACGCAGATCTTGTACTATACCCGGATGTGGGTGCGTTTGTCTGGGATGACTTTCATGAAGGCATTGCACTCATGCGCCGTGGCATGGAGGCTTGCTCTGAACGGCTGCCGGATATTCAAAAACTGATCTCCGAAAAACAGGGCCGATACACAAAACTAAGAAGCAATCGTATCTGA
- a CDS encoding class I SAM-dependent methyltransferase, producing the protein MSSKRILEPESMESLEEVFAYDVLTRQFLEILHYGFVETILNKGDKAGKFLEVGSGTGWISIGVAKYNPHVHITGIDLSENMITVAQENSRKENVSDRISFQFGSATDIPFENNSFDTVFCHNTLHHIPEPEKMMAEIKRVVKNDGGVFIRDLIRVPSFMIPFYVNIFGFRYNRLMKKEYEDSIKASLSPKEWKELFSNIQIPGAKLTKHFITHQGMEKASLNKRNDYFEIPTPMHLKFSKSMYV; encoded by the coding sequence ATGTCTTCAAAACGAATCCTTGAACCAGAATCGATGGAATCCCTTGAAGAGGTATTTGCCTATGATGTACTTACCAGGCAATTTTTAGAAATACTTCATTACGGCTTTGTTGAAACAATCCTCAACAAAGGAGATAAGGCTGGAAAATTTTTAGAAGTAGGCTCAGGAACGGGATGGATCTCTATTGGCGTTGCAAAATATAACCCCCATGTTCATATCACTGGCATCGATCTCTCTGAGAACATGATAACAGTAGCCCAAGAGAACAGCAGAAAAGAAAATGTTTCAGATCGTATCAGCTTCCAATTTGGATCAGCAACAGACATCCCTTTTGAAAATAATTCATTTGACACAGTATTCTGCCATAATACGCTGCATCATATACCGGAACCGGAAAAGATGATGGCCGAAATAAAACGGGTTGTTAAAAACGATGGTGGCGTTTTTATCAGGGACTTAATACGAGTACCCTCATTTATGATCCCCTTCTACGTAAACATATTTGGATTCAGATATAATCGGCTCATGAAAAAAGAATATGAGGATTCAATTAAAGCATCCCTATCCCCAAAAGAATGGAAGGAGCTTTTTTCCAATATACAAATTCCTGGTGCAAAGCTTACTAAACATTTCATTACACACCAAGGCATGGAAAAAGCTTCATTAAACAAAAGAAACGATTACTTTGAAATACCCACGCCTATGCATTTAAAATTTTCCAAAAGCATGTATGTTTAA
- a CDS encoding PEP-CTERM sorting domain-containing protein, translating into MKKLAIILFLLVFSSIPVGATPFLFDLDGDAAGMSSNTIEVALFQADSAEYFDAVVDLGDDGVLGNDDIFTDSYSLNILYSEDSGGSATQIFSLGSFTASISDIKGKVTNYSDGGDATSASDYSGIDNDTWDLEFYAGDEVAGTGVATITYNGSVIGRFLVTGGGTDSPFTANTNGTISGSTGVTLVALELTAGYWYTMGGVDMSTLDPQSLVIGLVDSGANLESVSGDVGDPDDETDDQLTLTFSDNGDTIRISTVPEPATFALFGFGLLGLAAISRRKNA; encoded by the coding sequence ATGAAAAAATTAGCTATTATTTTATTCTTACTTGTATTTTCTAGTATCCCAGTAGGGGCAACTCCATTTTTATTCGATCTTGATGGAGACGCAGCTGGAATGTCTTCGAATACCATTGAGGTTGCATTATTTCAAGCAGATTCAGCTGAGTACTTTGATGCCGTTGTCGATTTAGGAGACGATGGTGTTTTGGGTAACGACGATATTTTTACCGACTCCTACTCACTCAACATTCTCTATTCAGAAGACAGCGGTGGTTCTGCAACTCAAATCTTTTCATTAGGAAGTTTTACAGCAAGCATTTCGGATATTAAAGGTAAGGTAACAAATTACTCTGACGGCGGAGATGCCACCTCTGCAAGTGATTATTCTGGAATTGACAATGACACTTGGGATCTTGAATTTTACGCTGGCGATGAAGTAGCCGGTACAGGTGTTGCTACCATTACCTATAACGGTAGCGTCATTGGAAGATTCCTTGTTACAGGGGGTGGAACAGACTCTCCCTTTACGGCAAATACAAATGGTACCATTTCCGGTTCGACAGGTGTCACTTTAGTTGCATTAGAGTTAACAGCAGGATACTGGTACACCATGGGTGGCGTTGATATGTCAACACTTGACCCCCAATCCCTTGTTATCGGTCTTGTTGATTCTGGTGCCAATCTCGAGAGCGTCTCCGGTGACGTTGGCGACCCAGATGATGAAACTGATGACCAACTTACTCTGACCTTTTCAGATAATGGTGACACCATTCGGATATCCACGGTTCCAGAACCGGCAACCTTCGCGCTCTTCGGTTTTGGCCTTTTGGGGCTTGCAGCAATCAGTAGAAGAAAAAACGCATAA
- a CDS encoding PEP-CTERM/exosortase system-associated acyltransferase: MISKSIAYDRFRFGQVIDGDVLKDTFRMRYEVYVDEFGFENKADHPNGLETDEYEQDSIHFACLNETDSVVGTIRLVRNSNKGFPIEHATELSLPGQKPEPDKIGEISRLTVTKDLRRRKEDGMYGVESYLKEKEGGILPDDGTIPKEMEGRKNPIIVLGLYQVMFQESLRLGLTHWYMITEKKLFYALRKYGFLFHQIGEPVQYHGERVPYFADIHELLVNLKQTDEGMFDLMLTGLENKYRPNIP, translated from the coding sequence ATGATCAGCAAAAGTATAGCCTACGACAGATTCCGGTTTGGTCAGGTCATAGACGGCGATGTCTTAAAAGATACCTTCCGGATGAGGTATGAAGTCTATGTGGATGAGTTCGGGTTTGAAAATAAAGCTGACCATCCCAATGGACTGGAAACAGATGAATACGAACAAGACTCCATTCATTTTGCCTGTCTGAATGAAACCGATTCCGTGGTCGGCACCATACGACTGGTGCGAAACTCAAACAAAGGGTTTCCCATTGAACATGCCACAGAATTAAGTCTTCCAGGTCAAAAACCTGAGCCGGATAAAATTGGTGAAATTTCCCGGCTTACGGTAACCAAAGACCTCAGGCGCCGTAAAGAGGACGGAATGTACGGTGTAGAATCATACTTAAAGGAAAAAGAAGGCGGCATACTACCCGACGACGGGACCATCCCAAAAGAGATGGAGGGCAGGAAAAACCCCATCATTGTCCTGGGGCTTTACCAGGTCATGTTCCAAGAGAGTCTGCGACTGGGATTGACCCATTGGTATATGATCACTGAAAAAAAATTATTCTATGCTTTGAGAAAATATGGTTTTCTATTCCACCAGATCGGGGAGCCTGTACAATATCATGGCGAAAGGGTTCCCTACTTTGCAGATATTCATGAACTGCTGGTCAATCTGAAGCAGACTGATGAAGGCATGTTTGACCTGATGCTTACCGGGCTGGAAAACAAGTATCGCCCGAATATTCCATAA
- a CDS encoding tetratricopeptide repeat protein, whose translation MKNCCRFILVILIALITFIGCANETEKKTAYIKKGDEYFDAKEYKKAEIEYRNAAQIDNKDTALLLKLGDTFMKTGQFRSAFAFYSNVEKLDPENTEALVKLAKFYFLDKKLPETQTRVDKILKKEPKNLNALFLKGQVLIRHKQIENAQTVFEKILEIKDGHVGALQSMAAIKTSEKKFDEAEAFLIKAVESSEDTTTARIVLSQFYLQRKQLNKAEEQLILLAAEHPENAAHQNFLGNFYMKTKNFQGAEIAYKKAVDIQPDSPQPMVALAGFYNVTDQKDKALEWYKKAAALDPENSNTQIILARFLYNEKKTQEAEILVSGILKKRPKLTNARMLKSEILIFQKKFQEALNILLSLEKEEPRAHRVQYFKGLCYIGLGEPNMAVPAVVKAVDLKPDYTKARLLLSEIYSRQHSYDLSVSQATEVIALDPKAYRAYMIRGNAYMALKKNQQAENDFKKMIEMGSKNPTGYYRLAYLKSALKQFDQAAPLLEKAWALNNKLIDVFTLRIKNAVAQKEFDTAHSLCIQQMDVFKDNNNLKALVHNTRAKIYLAQKNTKQAESELLKAVDLAPDYLSPYEMLAKIYLARKNIEAAKKQYLTMIEKNDKLAPPHMLLAVLLETENKFDEAEIHYRKALEINPNYVAAANNLSFYLASRTDKFDEALSLAKIAKARYPDDPSIMDTMGFAYYKKGLYGNAVAEFQDCLEKQPNNPIVRYHLGLAYYGRGEKELAKKELIQALELNGNFQGAQNAKNLIEEINKR comes from the coding sequence ATGAAAAATTGTTGTAGATTTATTTTGGTTATTCTTATTGCACTGATCACTTTTATCGGCTGCGCAAATGAAACTGAAAAAAAAACCGCATATATTAAAAAAGGTGATGAATATTTTGATGCTAAAGAGTACAAAAAAGCTGAGATAGAATATAGAAACGCGGCCCAGATAGACAATAAAGACACAGCCCTGCTTTTGAAATTAGGCGATACATTTATGAAAACAGGCCAGTTTAGATCGGCCTTTGCCTTCTATTCCAACGTGGAAAAACTCGATCCGGAAAATACTGAAGCCTTGGTTAAGCTGGCTAAATTTTATTTCCTGGATAAAAAATTGCCGGAAACCCAAACCAGGGTTGATAAAATTCTAAAAAAAGAGCCCAAAAATCTCAACGCCCTTTTTCTCAAAGGCCAAGTTCTGATCAGGCACAAGCAGATCGAAAATGCCCAGACCGTTTTTGAAAAAATCCTTGAAATCAAGGACGGCCATGTCGGGGCTTTGCAGTCCATGGCTGCAATAAAAACCAGCGAAAAAAAATTCGACGAGGCTGAAGCTTTTTTGATTAAAGCGGTAGAATCAAGCGAAGATACAACGACGGCCAGAATTGTCCTGTCCCAGTTTTATCTCCAGCGAAAACAATTGAATAAGGCTGAAGAACAATTAATTCTATTAGCGGCGGAACATCCTGAAAATGCAGCTCACCAGAATTTTTTAGGAAATTTCTACATGAAAACAAAAAATTTTCAAGGAGCTGAAATCGCGTATAAAAAGGCAGTTGATATCCAACCGGACAGCCCTCAGCCCATGGTTGCCTTGGCCGGGTTCTATAACGTGACGGACCAAAAAGATAAAGCCCTTGAATGGTACAAGAAAGCCGCTGCACTTGATCCTGAAAATTCCAATACCCAAATCATCCTGGCAAGATTCTTATATAATGAGAAAAAAACACAAGAAGCAGAAATTCTGGTTTCCGGTATTCTCAAGAAACGGCCTAAACTAACGAATGCCAGAATGCTGAAAAGCGAAATTCTGATTTTTCAAAAAAAATTTCAAGAGGCACTTAATATCCTGCTCTCCCTTGAAAAGGAAGAGCCAAGGGCCCACAGGGTTCAGTATTTCAAAGGCCTTTGTTACATTGGATTGGGGGAGCCGAACATGGCGGTACCAGCCGTGGTCAAAGCAGTGGATTTGAAACCGGATTATACCAAGGCAAGGCTGTTGCTGTCTGAAATTTATTCTCGGCAACACTCCTATGATCTTTCAGTAAGCCAGGCTACTGAGGTAATTGCGCTTGATCCTAAGGCCTACCGGGCTTATATGATCCGTGGCAATGCTTATATGGCTTTGAAAAAAAATCAGCAAGCTGAAAACGATTTCAAGAAAATGATCGAAATGGGTTCTAAAAATCCCACAGGCTATTATCGACTCGCCTATTTAAAATCAGCGTTGAAGCAATTTGACCAGGCAGCCCCCTTACTGGAAAAAGCCTGGGCCCTGAACAACAAACTCATTGACGTATTTACCTTAAGAATTAAAAATGCCGTGGCCCAAAAAGAATTTGATACGGCCCACTCCCTGTGTATTCAGCAGATGGATGTATTTAAGGATAACAACAATTTGAAGGCCCTTGTGCACAACACCCGTGCAAAAATATACCTGGCTCAGAAGAATACTAAACAGGCAGAATCTGAATTGTTGAAAGCCGTTGATCTTGCCCCGGATTATCTAAGCCCATACGAAATGTTGGCAAAAATATACCTGGCTCGGAAAAATATTGAGGCGGCCAAAAAACAATATCTGACCATGATTGAAAAGAACGATAAACTGGCACCACCTCATATGCTGCTGGCCGTCCTTCTTGAAACAGAAAATAAATTTGACGAAGCAGAAATCCATTACCGTAAAGCCCTTGAAATCAATCCCAACTATGTAGCAGCGGCAAACAACCTGTCATTTTATCTGGCAAGCCGCACAGATAAGTTTGATGAGGCCTTATCCCTGGCGAAAATAGCGAAAGCCCGTTATCCTGACGATCCGAGTATTATGGATACCATGGGATTTGCCTATTACAAAAAAGGACTGTATGGAAATGCCGTTGCCGAATTCCAGGACTGTCTGGAAAAACAACCAAATAATCCCATTGTTCGTTATCACTTAGGCCTGGCTTATTACGGAAGAGGTGAAAAAGAGCTGGCCAAAAAAGAATTAATTCAGGCCTTGGAGCTTAATGGAAATTTTCAAGGTGCCCAAAATGCCAAAAACTTGATTGAAGAAATAAATAAGAGATAA
- a CDS encoding AAA family ATPase, with protein sequence MKKLPIGIQTFAKIIENDLCYVDKTPLIAQLAEQGEFYFLSRPRRFGKSLLIDTIAEAFQGKKALFKGLYLENNWNWDSSHPVIRIDFAEGVYKTLDRLESRMMRILTKHAEQEKIILSCTHIDDCFEELITALHKKTGQRVVVLVDEYDKPILDNIEDPEKAREIRDGLRNFYSVLKAQGAHLRFVMLTGVSKFSKVSLFSGLNNLYDISLDKRYGTLCGYTQKELEFVFQSYLSDVDLTLLKQWYNGYSFLSEPVYNPFDVLLYLDSRQFKPYWFETGTPSFLINLIRTKAMPTALLERIKITDTFMGSFDVDYIEPSPLLFQTGYLTIKRLSTYPGGVYYTLGFPNHEVKYAFNDALLTDLTRAGQEKEQTKLAMLDILISNKLDKLKQIFHAFFASIPHDWYRKNDMAGYEGYYCSIVYCYFNALGLDVRVEDSTNHGKLDMAVLFNENIYIFEFKVNELTDSAKALPQIKEKKYHEKYTGKEIYLIGIEFSKQDRNITRFEWEKV encoded by the coding sequence ATGAAAAAGTTGCCCATTGGTATACAAACTTTTGCCAAAATAATAGAAAATGATCTGTGCTACGTGGACAAAACACCGCTGATAGCCCAGCTTGCTGAACAAGGTGAATTTTATTTTTTGTCCCGTCCCCGACGTTTTGGGAAAAGTCTGCTCATTGACACCATAGCCGAAGCATTTCAGGGGAAAAAAGCTCTGTTCAAAGGGCTTTACCTTGAAAATAATTGGAATTGGGACAGCAGCCACCCGGTCATCCGCATTGATTTTGCAGAAGGTGTTTATAAAACCCTTGATCGGCTGGAGAGCCGGATGATGAGGATTTTGACCAAACATGCGGAACAAGAAAAAATTATTCTATCCTGCACCCACATTGACGATTGTTTTGAAGAGCTCATCACCGCTCTCCATAAAAAAACAGGCCAAAGAGTGGTGGTTTTGGTGGATGAATATGACAAACCCATTCTTGACAATATCGAAGACCCTGAGAAGGCTAGGGAGATCCGTGACGGATTAAGGAATTTTTACTCTGTTCTCAAAGCTCAGGGAGCTCATCTGCGGTTTGTTATGCTGACTGGGGTCTCAAAGTTTTCCAAAGTCTCTCTTTTTTCCGGGCTTAACAACTTATACGACATTTCACTTGATAAACGGTATGGCACCCTTTGCGGGTATACCCAGAAAGAACTGGAATTTGTTTTTCAGTCATATTTATCTGATGTTGATTTAACGTTGCTTAAACAATGGTATAATGGTTATTCTTTTTTATCGGAACCTGTTTACAACCCCTTTGATGTTCTACTTTATCTGGACAGCCGACAGTTTAAACCCTATTGGTTTGAAACGGGGACACCCTCATTTTTGATAAATCTTATCAGAACAAAAGCGATGCCGACAGCGCTTTTGGAGCGCATCAAGATCACCGATACCTTTATGGGAAGTTTTGATGTCGATTACATAGAACCGTCTCCCCTTCTTTTTCAAACTGGTTACTTGACGATCAAACGGTTAAGTACCTATCCCGGTGGCGTGTACTATACGCTTGGGTTTCCAAACCATGAAGTAAAATACGCATTTAATGACGCATTGCTAACGGATTTGACCAGGGCTGGTCAGGAAAAAGAGCAGACAAAGCTTGCCATGCTTGATATTCTAATATCAAACAAGCTTGATAAACTAAAACAAATATTTCACGCTTTTTTTGCCTCAATCCCCCATGATTGGTACCGTAAAAACGACATGGCCGGCTATGAAGGGTATTACTGTTCCATTGTTTACTGTTATTTTAATGCTTTGGGGCTGGATGTCCGGGTTGAAGATTCAACAAATCACGGGAAACTGGATATGGCAGTATTGTTTAATGAAAATATTTATATTTTTGAATTTAAAGTAAACGAACTCACTGATTCTGCCAAAGCACTGCCCCAGATCAAAGAAAAAAAATACCATGAAAAATATACCGGTAAGGAAATCTACCTTATTGGCATAGAATTCAGCAAGCAGGACCGCAATATTACCCGCTTTGAGTGGGAGAAAGTGTAA
- a CDS encoding ATP-binding cassette domain-containing protein encodes MIDVQNLTKYYGDFCAVDDISLTIEPGRILGLLGPNGAGKTTTLRMLTGFFTPTSGTIRINDLKMPEDTLKIKSMIGYLPESAPLYHNMLVYDYLDYVARLKGMDDPKRKLSRFKELARLCGLSDIMAKPIGNLSKGLRQRVGLAHAMMSDPDILILDEPTSGLDPNQIAEIRDIIKGIGREKTIIFSTHILSEAEATCDRIAIINKGKKVADAGTEQLKQNAQRRSVVRLTLQHAEITEALDHLKAFDANLDITVADTPAGEGISFELCCKEDSDIRQDLYLSIKKTDWIITELARQSLALEEIFHELTREGA; translated from the coding sequence TTGATTGATGTTCAGAATCTGACCAAGTATTACGGTGATTTCTGTGCGGTTGACGACATCAGCCTCACCATTGAACCCGGCCGGATACTTGGCCTTCTCGGCCCCAACGGGGCAGGCAAAACAACCACATTGAGGATGCTCACCGGTTTTTTTACCCCCACATCCGGCACCATTAGGATCAATGACCTTAAAATGCCGGAAGACACCCTGAAAATTAAATCCATGATCGGATATCTACCCGAATCCGCGCCGCTATACCACAATATGCTGGTGTATGATTACCTAGATTATGTGGCACGGCTCAAAGGCATGGATGATCCCAAGCGTAAACTGTCCCGGTTTAAGGAACTGGCCAGGCTGTGCGGGCTCTCCGATATCATGGCCAAGCCCATCGGCAACCTGTCCAAGGGGCTGCGCCAGCGGGTGGGATTGGCCCATGCCATGATGTCCGACCCGGATATTTTGATCCTTGACGAGCCCACCTCGGGGCTTGACCCCAACCAGATCGCGGAAATCCGTGACATCATCAAAGGTATTGGCAGGGAAAAGACCATTATCTTTTCCACCCATATCCTTTCCGAGGCCGAAGCCACCTGCGACAGAATCGCCATCATCAACAAGGGCAAAAAAGTGGCGGACGCCGGCACCGAGCAGTTAAAACAAAATGCCCAGCGCCGCAGCGTGGTCCGTTTAACGCTGCAACATGCAGAGATAACGGAGGCCCTTGACCATCTTAAGGCCTTTGATGCAAATCTTGACATTACTGTCGCGGATACCCCGGCCGGCGAAGGTATAAGTTTTGAGCTGTGCTGCAAGGAAGATAGTGACATCCGCCAGGACCTTTACCTGTCCATAAAAAAAACCGACTGGATTATCACCGAGCTTGCACGACAATCCTTAGCCCTTGAGGAAATATTCCACGAACTGACACGGGAGGGCGCTTAA